The following are encoded together in the Chaetodon trifascialis isolate fChaTrf1 chromosome 3, fChaTrf1.hap1, whole genome shotgun sequence genome:
- the sulf2a gene encoding extracellular sulfatase Sulf-2a isoform X3, producing the protein MAGRGLSAPLPLFLLLVLVEVLPVVQGSGYLSGYRLRSRLQRDRHMRNVRPNIILILTDDQDIELGSMQAMNKTRHIMEKGGTHFSNAFSTTPMCCPSRSSILTGKYVHNHHTYTNNENCSSPSWQAHHEPHTFAVHLNNSGYRTAFFGKYLNEYNGSYVPPGWKEWVALVKNSRFYNYTLCRNGVREKHSSDYPKDYLTDIITNDSINYFRMSKRMYPHRPVMMVLSHVAPHGPEDSAPQYSSAFSNASQHITPSYNYAPNPDKHWILRYTGPMKPVHMQFTNMLQRRRMQTLLSVDDSVEKLHSMLVETGELDNTYLIYTSDHGYHIGQFGLVKGKSMPYEFDIRVPFYVRGPNVEPGAINPHIVLNIDLAPTLLDMAGLDIPAEMDGKSILKLLDTDRPVNRFQLNRKGKTWRDSFLVERGKPPHKRADGKEVAQEENFLPKYQRVKDLCQKAEYQTSCQQPGQKWQCVEDPTGKLRLYKCKGMASLYAPRMQALMASGASQLSPAYNSNHCNCGDVGFRTILKKKRLLTKKSSSVSSYSEMKSSKSVSRKRWARSVSFELDGDLYAVDLEEGYRPLTSRNSSWARDRRRGVWNEEDNEEFSGMGVTAKPTTSKKLTPPAALKVTYRCSILMNDTVKCDGGLYKSLQAWKDHKLHIEHEIETLQTKIKNLREVKGHLKKVRPEECQCDTPSYLLKNKEDFRLSEESMHSLRVPSKQKSQWLQKEQKRRKKLRKFLKRLQNNDTCSMPGLTCFTHDNHHWQTAPFWTMGPFCACTSANNNTYWCLRTINDTHNFLFCEFATGFLEYFDLNTDPHQLINAVSTLDRNALNSMHQQLMDLRGCKGHKQCNPEKGGKERNYFSEYRGQIWEGWVG; encoded by the exons ATGGCAGGGCGGGGGCTCTCtgcccctctccctcttttcctccttcttgtCCTGGTGGAAGTCCTCCCTGTGGTCCAGGGCTCTGGCTACCTGTCTGGATATCGCCTCAGGTCTCGACTGCAGAGGGACCGCCACATGCGCAATGTCCGACCCaacatcatcctcatcctcaccgaTGATCAGGACATAGAGCTGG GCTCAATGCAGGCCATGAACAAAACACGGCACATTATGGAGAAAGGCGGCACTCATTTTTCCAACGCTTTCTCCACTACGCCCATGTGCTGCCCGTCCCGCTCCTCCATCCTGACAGGGAAGTATGTGCACAACCACCACACCTATACCAACAACGAGAACTGCTCCTCACCCTCCTGGCAGGCCCACCATGAGCCGCACACCTTCGCCGTACATCTCAACAACTCAGGCTACAGGACCG CCTTCTTTGGAAAGTATCTGAATGAGTACAACGGCTCCTACGTGCCCCCTGGCTGGAAGGAATGGGTAGCACTGGTGAAGAACTCGCGCTTCTACAACTACACCCTCTGCAGGAACGGTGTACgagagaaacacagcagtgactACCCAAAG GACTACCTGACAGATATCATTACCAACGACAGCATCAACTACTTCCGTATGTCTAAGAGGATGTACCCTCACCGTCCTGTCATGATGGTCCTGAGCCACGTCGCTCCGCACGGACCAGAGGACTCCGCCCCGCAGTACAGCTCTGCCTTCTCCAACGCATCACAGCACAT AACCCCCAGTTACAACTATGCCCCAAACCCAGacaaacactggatcctacgCTACACAGGACCGATGAAGCCCGTCCACATGCAGTTCACCAACATGCTGCAGCGCAGGAGGATGCAGaccctgctgtctgtggatgaCAGTGTGGAGAAG CTGCACAGCATGTTGGTGGAGACAGGGGAATTGGACAACACCTACCTTATTTACACCTCAGACCACGGCTACCATATCGGCCAGTTTGGTCTGGTCAAAGGCAAATCAATGCCTTATGAGTTTGATATCCGTGTTCCCTTCTACGTACGAGGACCTAATGTGGAGCCAGGTGCCAT TAATCCTCATATAGTGTTAAACATTGACTTGGCGCCGACTCTCCTGGACATGGCTGGTCTTGATATCCCTGCAGAAATGGATGGCAAGTCTATCCTCAAGCTGCTGGACACAGACAGGCCAGTCAAtag GTTCCAGTTGAACAGGAAGGGTAAAACATGGAGAGACTCTTTCCTGGTGGAGAGAGG GAAGCCTCCACACAAGAGAGCTGATGGAAAGGAAGTGGCCCAAGAGGAGAACTTCCTGCCAAAATACCAGCGGGTGAAGGACCTGTGTCAGAAAGCAGAGTACCAGACCTCCTGCCAGCAGCCAGGACAG AAGTGGCAGTGTGTTGAGGACCCGACTGGCAAGCTGAGGCTGTATAAGTGCAAGGGCATGGCAAGTCTCTATGCCCCGCGTATGCAGGCTCTGATGGCCAGCGGTGCCTCTCAGCTGTCTCCTGCATACAACTCCAACCACTGTAACTGCGGTGATGTGGGCTTCAGAACAatcctgaagaagaagaggctaCTCACCAAGAAGA gTTCCTCCGTTTCGTCTTATTCAGAGATGAAATCCAGTAAGTCTGTCTCTAGGAAGCGCTGGGCccgctctgtatcatttgagCTGGATGGAGACCTGTATGCAGTAGACCTTGAGGAGGGCTACCGGCCTCTGACCTCCAGAAACAGCAGCTGGgccagagacaggaggagaggagtgtggAATGAGGAGGACAATGAAGAGTTCAGTGGCATGGGGGTCACAGCTAAACCCACCACCAGCAAGAAACTCACACCACCCGCTGCTCTTAAAGTCACCTACAG GTGCTCTATTCTTATGAACGACACAGTAAAATGTGATGGAGGCCTCTACAAGTCCCTTCAAGCATGGAAAGACCACAAACTGCACATTGAGCATGAG ATTGAAACTTTGCAGACCAAAATCAAGAACCTCcgtgaggtcaaaggtcacctgaAAAAAGTGCGGCCAGAGGAATGTCAGTGTGACACTCCCAG TTATCTCCTCAAGAATAAAGAGGATTTCAGGCTCAGTGAAGAGAGCATGCACTCACTCAG AGTGCCATCAAAGCAAAAGAGTCAGTGGCTGCAGAAAGAGCAGAAGCGCAGGAAGAAACTACGTAAATTCCTCAAGAGGCTCCAAAACAACGACACCTGCAGCATGCCTGGCCTCACCTGCTTCACCCATGACAACCACCACTGGCAGACCGCCCCCTTCTGGACAA TGGGTCCATTCTGTGCGTGCaccagtgccaacaacaacacctatTGGTGCCTAAGGACCATCAATGACACACACAACTTCCTGTTCTGTGAATTTGCTACCGGTTTCCTGGAGTATTTTGACCTCAACACTGACCCACATCAG CTGATAAATGCTGTCAGTACCCTCGACCGCAATGCTCTGAATTCAATGCATCAACAGCTCATGGACTTAAGGGGCTGCAAGGGACATAAGCAATGCAACCCGGAGAAGG GAGGAAAAGAGCGAAACTACTTCAGTGAATACAG AGGGCAGATTTGGGAAGGGTGGGTTGGTTAA
- the sulf2a gene encoding extracellular sulfatase Sulf-2a isoform X2 has product MAGRGLSAPLPLFLLLVLVEVLPVVQGSGYLSGYRLRSRLQRDRHMRNVRPNIILILTDDQDIELGSMQAMNKTRHIMEKGGTHFSNAFSTTPMCCPSRSSILTGKYVHNHHTYTNNENCSSPSWQAHHEPHTFAVHLNNSGYRTAFFGKYLNEYNGSYVPPGWKEWVALVKNSRFYNYTLCRNGVREKHSSDYPKDYLTDIITNDSINYFRMSKRMYPHRPVMMVLSHVAPHGPEDSAPQYSSAFSNASQHITPSYNYAPNPDKHWILRYTGPMKPVHMQFTNMLQRRRMQTLLSVDDSVEKLHSMLVETGELDNTYLIYTSDHGYHIGQFGLVKGKSMPYEFDIRVPFYVRGPNVEPGAINPHIVLNIDLAPTLLDMAGLDIPAEMDGKSILKLLDTDRPVNRFQLNRKGKTWRDSFLVERGKPPHKRADGKEVAQEENFLPKYQRVKDLCQKAEYQTSCQQPGQKWQCVEDPTGKLRLYKCKGMASLYAPRMQALMASGASQLSPAYNSNHCNCGDVGFRTILKKKRLLTKKSSSVSSYSEMKSSKSVSRKRWARSVSFELDGDLYAVDLEEGYRPLTSRNSSWARDRRRGVWNEEDNEEFSGMGVTAKPTTSKKLTPPAALKVTYRCSILMNDTVKCDGGLYKSLQAWKDHKLHIEHEIETLQTKIKNLREVKGHLKKVRPEECQCDTPSYLLKNKEDFRLSEESMHSLRVPSKQKSQWLQKEQKRRKKLRKFLKRLQNNDTCSMPGLTCFTHDNHHWQTAPFWTMGPFCACTSANNNTYWCLRTINDTHNFLFCEFATGFLEYFDLNTDPHQLINAVSTLDRNALNSMHQQLMDLRGCKGHKQCNPEKGGKERNYFSEYRPVHRRKRPKVKKPSSKSLGQIWEGWVG; this is encoded by the exons ATGGCAGGGCGGGGGCTCTCtgcccctctccctcttttcctccttcttgtCCTGGTGGAAGTCCTCCCTGTGGTCCAGGGCTCTGGCTACCTGTCTGGATATCGCCTCAGGTCTCGACTGCAGAGGGACCGCCACATGCGCAATGTCCGACCCaacatcatcctcatcctcaccgaTGATCAGGACATAGAGCTGG GCTCAATGCAGGCCATGAACAAAACACGGCACATTATGGAGAAAGGCGGCACTCATTTTTCCAACGCTTTCTCCACTACGCCCATGTGCTGCCCGTCCCGCTCCTCCATCCTGACAGGGAAGTATGTGCACAACCACCACACCTATACCAACAACGAGAACTGCTCCTCACCCTCCTGGCAGGCCCACCATGAGCCGCACACCTTCGCCGTACATCTCAACAACTCAGGCTACAGGACCG CCTTCTTTGGAAAGTATCTGAATGAGTACAACGGCTCCTACGTGCCCCCTGGCTGGAAGGAATGGGTAGCACTGGTGAAGAACTCGCGCTTCTACAACTACACCCTCTGCAGGAACGGTGTACgagagaaacacagcagtgactACCCAAAG GACTACCTGACAGATATCATTACCAACGACAGCATCAACTACTTCCGTATGTCTAAGAGGATGTACCCTCACCGTCCTGTCATGATGGTCCTGAGCCACGTCGCTCCGCACGGACCAGAGGACTCCGCCCCGCAGTACAGCTCTGCCTTCTCCAACGCATCACAGCACAT AACCCCCAGTTACAACTATGCCCCAAACCCAGacaaacactggatcctacgCTACACAGGACCGATGAAGCCCGTCCACATGCAGTTCACCAACATGCTGCAGCGCAGGAGGATGCAGaccctgctgtctgtggatgaCAGTGTGGAGAAG CTGCACAGCATGTTGGTGGAGACAGGGGAATTGGACAACACCTACCTTATTTACACCTCAGACCACGGCTACCATATCGGCCAGTTTGGTCTGGTCAAAGGCAAATCAATGCCTTATGAGTTTGATATCCGTGTTCCCTTCTACGTACGAGGACCTAATGTGGAGCCAGGTGCCAT TAATCCTCATATAGTGTTAAACATTGACTTGGCGCCGACTCTCCTGGACATGGCTGGTCTTGATATCCCTGCAGAAATGGATGGCAAGTCTATCCTCAAGCTGCTGGACACAGACAGGCCAGTCAAtag GTTCCAGTTGAACAGGAAGGGTAAAACATGGAGAGACTCTTTCCTGGTGGAGAGAGG GAAGCCTCCACACAAGAGAGCTGATGGAAAGGAAGTGGCCCAAGAGGAGAACTTCCTGCCAAAATACCAGCGGGTGAAGGACCTGTGTCAGAAAGCAGAGTACCAGACCTCCTGCCAGCAGCCAGGACAG AAGTGGCAGTGTGTTGAGGACCCGACTGGCAAGCTGAGGCTGTATAAGTGCAAGGGCATGGCAAGTCTCTATGCCCCGCGTATGCAGGCTCTGATGGCCAGCGGTGCCTCTCAGCTGTCTCCTGCATACAACTCCAACCACTGTAACTGCGGTGATGTGGGCTTCAGAACAatcctgaagaagaagaggctaCTCACCAAGAAGA gTTCCTCCGTTTCGTCTTATTCAGAGATGAAATCCAGTAAGTCTGTCTCTAGGAAGCGCTGGGCccgctctgtatcatttgagCTGGATGGAGACCTGTATGCAGTAGACCTTGAGGAGGGCTACCGGCCTCTGACCTCCAGAAACAGCAGCTGGgccagagacaggaggagaggagtgtggAATGAGGAGGACAATGAAGAGTTCAGTGGCATGGGGGTCACAGCTAAACCCACCACCAGCAAGAAACTCACACCACCCGCTGCTCTTAAAGTCACCTACAG GTGCTCTATTCTTATGAACGACACAGTAAAATGTGATGGAGGCCTCTACAAGTCCCTTCAAGCATGGAAAGACCACAAACTGCACATTGAGCATGAG ATTGAAACTTTGCAGACCAAAATCAAGAACCTCcgtgaggtcaaaggtcacctgaAAAAAGTGCGGCCAGAGGAATGTCAGTGTGACACTCCCAG TTATCTCCTCAAGAATAAAGAGGATTTCAGGCTCAGTGAAGAGAGCATGCACTCACTCAG AGTGCCATCAAAGCAAAAGAGTCAGTGGCTGCAGAAAGAGCAGAAGCGCAGGAAGAAACTACGTAAATTCCTCAAGAGGCTCCAAAACAACGACACCTGCAGCATGCCTGGCCTCACCTGCTTCACCCATGACAACCACCACTGGCAGACCGCCCCCTTCTGGACAA TGGGTCCATTCTGTGCGTGCaccagtgccaacaacaacacctatTGGTGCCTAAGGACCATCAATGACACACACAACTTCCTGTTCTGTGAATTTGCTACCGGTTTCCTGGAGTATTTTGACCTCAACACTGACCCACATCAG CTGATAAATGCTGTCAGTACCCTCGACCGCAATGCTCTGAATTCAATGCATCAACAGCTCATGGACTTAAGGGGCTGCAAGGGACATAAGCAATGCAACCCGGAGAAGG GAGGAAAAGAGCGAAACTACTTCAGTGAATACAG GCCAGTTCATCGTCGAAAGAGGCCAAAAGTGAAGAAGCCTTCCTCCAAATCGCT AGGGCAGATTTGGGAAGGGTGGGTTGGTTAA
- the sulf2a gene encoding extracellular sulfatase Sulf-2a isoform X1 translates to MAGRGLSAPLPLFLLLVLVEVLPVVQGSGYLSGYRLRSRLQRDRHMRNVRPNIILILTDDQDIELGSMQAMNKTRHIMEKGGTHFSNAFSTTPMCCPSRSSILTGKYVHNHHTYTNNENCSSPSWQAHHEPHTFAVHLNNSGYRTAFFGKYLNEYNGSYVPPGWKEWVALVKNSRFYNYTLCRNGVREKHSSDYPKDYLTDIITNDSINYFRMSKRMYPHRPVMMVLSHVAPHGPEDSAPQYSSAFSNASQHITPSYNYAPNPDKHWILRYTGPMKPVHMQFTNMLQRRRMQTLLSVDDSVEKLHSMLVETGELDNTYLIYTSDHGYHIGQFGLVKGKSMPYEFDIRVPFYVRGPNVEPGAINPHIVLNIDLAPTLLDMAGLDIPAEMDGKSILKLLDTDRPVNRFQLNRKGKTWRDSFLVERGKPPHKRADGKEVAQEENFLPKYQRVKDLCQKAEYQTSCQQPGQKWQCVEDPTGKLRLYKCKGMASLYAPRMQALMASGASQLSPAYNSNHCNCGDVGFRTILKKKRLLTKKSSSVSSYSEMKSSKSVSRKRWARSVSFELDGDLYAVDLEEGYRPLTSRNSSWARDRRRGVWNEEDNEEFSGMGVTAKPTTSKKLTPPAALKVTYRCSILMNDTVKCDGGLYKSLQAWKDHKLHIEHEIETLQTKIKNLREVKGHLKKVRPEECQCDTPSYLLKNKEDFRLSEESMHSLRVPSKQKSQWLQKEQKRRKKLRKFLKRLQNNDTCSMPGLTCFTHDNHHWQTAPFWTMGPFCACTSANNNTYWCLRTINDTHNFLFCEFATGFLEYFDLNTDPHQLINAVSTLDRNALNSMHQQLMDLRGCKGHKQCNPEKGGKERNYFSEYRYFHLPFTLQLITFTSTADGIHVTIRTQEVCSLPHESSAMFLSLRVIRGVRKIKYSDVLKLNLFKLSWCLTVVIKAFLACRSRSQGGTEYKPAFKLLLFPFCNEA, encoded by the exons ATGGCAGGGCGGGGGCTCTCtgcccctctccctcttttcctccttcttgtCCTGGTGGAAGTCCTCCCTGTGGTCCAGGGCTCTGGCTACCTGTCTGGATATCGCCTCAGGTCTCGACTGCAGAGGGACCGCCACATGCGCAATGTCCGACCCaacatcatcctcatcctcaccgaTGATCAGGACATAGAGCTGG GCTCAATGCAGGCCATGAACAAAACACGGCACATTATGGAGAAAGGCGGCACTCATTTTTCCAACGCTTTCTCCACTACGCCCATGTGCTGCCCGTCCCGCTCCTCCATCCTGACAGGGAAGTATGTGCACAACCACCACACCTATACCAACAACGAGAACTGCTCCTCACCCTCCTGGCAGGCCCACCATGAGCCGCACACCTTCGCCGTACATCTCAACAACTCAGGCTACAGGACCG CCTTCTTTGGAAAGTATCTGAATGAGTACAACGGCTCCTACGTGCCCCCTGGCTGGAAGGAATGGGTAGCACTGGTGAAGAACTCGCGCTTCTACAACTACACCCTCTGCAGGAACGGTGTACgagagaaacacagcagtgactACCCAAAG GACTACCTGACAGATATCATTACCAACGACAGCATCAACTACTTCCGTATGTCTAAGAGGATGTACCCTCACCGTCCTGTCATGATGGTCCTGAGCCACGTCGCTCCGCACGGACCAGAGGACTCCGCCCCGCAGTACAGCTCTGCCTTCTCCAACGCATCACAGCACAT AACCCCCAGTTACAACTATGCCCCAAACCCAGacaaacactggatcctacgCTACACAGGACCGATGAAGCCCGTCCACATGCAGTTCACCAACATGCTGCAGCGCAGGAGGATGCAGaccctgctgtctgtggatgaCAGTGTGGAGAAG CTGCACAGCATGTTGGTGGAGACAGGGGAATTGGACAACACCTACCTTATTTACACCTCAGACCACGGCTACCATATCGGCCAGTTTGGTCTGGTCAAAGGCAAATCAATGCCTTATGAGTTTGATATCCGTGTTCCCTTCTACGTACGAGGACCTAATGTGGAGCCAGGTGCCAT TAATCCTCATATAGTGTTAAACATTGACTTGGCGCCGACTCTCCTGGACATGGCTGGTCTTGATATCCCTGCAGAAATGGATGGCAAGTCTATCCTCAAGCTGCTGGACACAGACAGGCCAGTCAAtag GTTCCAGTTGAACAGGAAGGGTAAAACATGGAGAGACTCTTTCCTGGTGGAGAGAGG GAAGCCTCCACACAAGAGAGCTGATGGAAAGGAAGTGGCCCAAGAGGAGAACTTCCTGCCAAAATACCAGCGGGTGAAGGACCTGTGTCAGAAAGCAGAGTACCAGACCTCCTGCCAGCAGCCAGGACAG AAGTGGCAGTGTGTTGAGGACCCGACTGGCAAGCTGAGGCTGTATAAGTGCAAGGGCATGGCAAGTCTCTATGCCCCGCGTATGCAGGCTCTGATGGCCAGCGGTGCCTCTCAGCTGTCTCCTGCATACAACTCCAACCACTGTAACTGCGGTGATGTGGGCTTCAGAACAatcctgaagaagaagaggctaCTCACCAAGAAGA gTTCCTCCGTTTCGTCTTATTCAGAGATGAAATCCAGTAAGTCTGTCTCTAGGAAGCGCTGGGCccgctctgtatcatttgagCTGGATGGAGACCTGTATGCAGTAGACCTTGAGGAGGGCTACCGGCCTCTGACCTCCAGAAACAGCAGCTGGgccagagacaggaggagaggagtgtggAATGAGGAGGACAATGAAGAGTTCAGTGGCATGGGGGTCACAGCTAAACCCACCACCAGCAAGAAACTCACACCACCCGCTGCTCTTAAAGTCACCTACAG GTGCTCTATTCTTATGAACGACACAGTAAAATGTGATGGAGGCCTCTACAAGTCCCTTCAAGCATGGAAAGACCACAAACTGCACATTGAGCATGAG ATTGAAACTTTGCAGACCAAAATCAAGAACCTCcgtgaggtcaaaggtcacctgaAAAAAGTGCGGCCAGAGGAATGTCAGTGTGACACTCCCAG TTATCTCCTCAAGAATAAAGAGGATTTCAGGCTCAGTGAAGAGAGCATGCACTCACTCAG AGTGCCATCAAAGCAAAAGAGTCAGTGGCTGCAGAAAGAGCAGAAGCGCAGGAAGAAACTACGTAAATTCCTCAAGAGGCTCCAAAACAACGACACCTGCAGCATGCCTGGCCTCACCTGCTTCACCCATGACAACCACCACTGGCAGACCGCCCCCTTCTGGACAA TGGGTCCATTCTGTGCGTGCaccagtgccaacaacaacacctatTGGTGCCTAAGGACCATCAATGACACACACAACTTCCTGTTCTGTGAATTTGCTACCGGTTTCCTGGAGTATTTTGACCTCAACACTGACCCACATCAG CTGATAAATGCTGTCAGTACCCTCGACCGCAATGCTCTGAATTCAATGCATCAACAGCTCATGGACTTAAGGGGCTGCAAGGGACATAAGCAATGCAACCCGGAGAAGG GAGGAAAAGAGCGAAACTACTTCAGTGAATACAGGTATTTTCATCTTCCGTTTACATTACAGCTGATTACTTTTACAAGCACTGCAGATGGAATTCATGTTACAATTAGAACTCAGGAAGTTTGCAGCCTCCCTCATGAGTCTTCGGCTATGTTTCTCTCATTGCGAGTCATCCGGGGAGtcaggaaaataaaatacagtgatgTGCTGAAATTGAACCTCTTCAAACTGTCATGGTGCCTTACTGTTGTGATCAAAGCCTTTTTAGCATGCAGAAGCAGAAGCCAAGGCGGGACAGAATACAAGCCTGCTTTTAAGCTTCTGCTGTTCCCTTTTTGTAATGAAGCCTAA